A window of the Hordeum vulgare subsp. vulgare chromosome 5H, MorexV3_pseudomolecules_assembly, whole genome shotgun sequence genome harbors these coding sequences:
- the LOC123398666 gene encoding chaperone protein ClpB1-like: MRGAYDPLLGARVVQGTVFYRLGALLMQSQSRMSLIWRRVEPLVFLGTAVSLGWAAWNYYDRKSALRTYGRLMTGKTVGLVVGRDDEIDRVISILCRKTKNCAALVGPAGVGKTAIAEGLAQRIATGKVPATLAGACVVEVDLGAMVAGTRYRGMFEERMKSVIKQAEKAGGKIILFIDEVHTLLGAGGAGGRGVTDASSMLKPALARGRIRCVGATTFDGYRNYIEKDPALERRFQKVHIEEPSTLATIGILRGLKQQYEQHHGLEIEDAALVAAAQLAGRYITGRQFPDKAIDLIDEACSTTIKRVMQIDNQGEELNAKQSRSTNSVKGATVVPNDVAHVVSQWTGIPVCILEQADKDKLIHLADRLHERVVGQDEAVNVVAEAVLRSRAGLNHPGQPIGSFLFLGSTGVGKTELAKALAEQLFASEKMLVRFDMSEYIGSGSVLRLIGAPPSHHACDDGGQLTEKVRRRPYSVVLFDEVEKADPSVLNIFIQLLDDGVLTDGKGRTVDFKNTIIIMTSNLGAEHLTAGMTREITMDVARELLMKQVQKHFKPELLNRLSEIVVFEPVLHDKLKEIVKIQMKSIISRVADKGISLFASDAALAVVLSESYNPMYGARPIRRWLQKNVMIKLSQMLVNGEASEGSTISIDSTDDKKLKFEVVKVAE; this comes from the exons ATGAGAGGGGCCTACGATCCACTGCTCGGGGCACGGGTTGTGCAAGGAACTGTCTTCTATCGGCTGGGGGCTTTGTTAATGCAATCACAGAGTCGTATGTCTTTGATTTGGCGACGGGTAGAACCTTTGGTCTTCCTTGGAACAGCTGTTAGTTTGGGTTGGGCGGCATGGAACTACTATGATCGTAAATCAGCTCTGCGCACCTATGGACGACTCATGACCGGCAAGACAGTCGGACTGGTTGTCGGCCGTGATGATGAGATTGACCGCGTTATTTCCATCCTCTGCCGCAAGACCAAGAACTGCGCTGCGCTTGTTGGCCCCGCGGGGGTTGGCAAGACGGCTATCGCCGAGGGCCTCGCACAGCGCATCGCTACCGGCAAGGTACCTGCCACGCTCGCCGGGGCATGTGTCGTGGAGGTCGACCTTGGGGCCATGGTCGCCGGAACCAGGTATCGCGGTATGTTTGAGGAGCGAATGAAGAGCGTGATCAAGCAGGCGGAGAAAGCGGGTGGCAAGATAATTCTCTTCATTGATGAGGTGCACACGCttcttggtgctgggggtgctggTGGCCGTGGAGTTACTGATGCTTCCAGCATGCTTAAACCAGCGTTGGCCCGTGGTCGTATCCGCTGTGTAGGCGCTACGACTTTTGATGGTTACCGCAATTACATCGAGAAGGATCCTGCTCTCGAACGGCGATTCCAGAAGGTGCACATCGAGGAGCCAAGCACGCTGGCGACAATTGGCATTCTGCGGGGCCTAAAGCAGCAGTATGAACAGCACCATGGCCTGGAAATCGAAGATGCTGCTCTTGTTGCTGCTGCGCAGCTTGCTGGCCGCTACATCACTG GTCGTCAATTTCCAGATAAGGCTATTGATCTGATTGATGAGGCATGCAGTACCACAATAAAAAGGGTGATGCAAATTGACAACCAGGGAGAGGAATTGAATGCAAAGCAAAGTCGCTCTACAAATTCAGTGAAGGGAGCAACTGTTGTACCAAATGATGTTGCACAC GTTGTGAGCCAATGGACTGGAATTCCTGTCTGTATACTTGAGCAAGCGGACAAGGATAAGTTAATCCACCTAGCGGACAGGCTGCATGAACGAGTTGTTGGCCAAGATGAAGCGGTAAATGTGGTTGCTGAAGCAGTATTACGTTCTAGGGCTGGCCTTAATCATCCTGGCCAGCCCATAGGATCTTTCCTGTTCTTGGGTTCAACCGGTGTTGGAAAGACAGAGCTTGCAAAAGCTCTTGCCGAGCAGCTATTTGCAAGTGAAAAGATGTTGGTTCGCTTTGACATGTCTGAATATATTGGCAGTGGATCTGTTTTGCGTCTCATTggagcacccccaag ccatcatgcctgtGATGATGGTGGGCAACTGACTGAGAAAGTTAGGAGGCGCCCATACAGTGTCGTCCTTTTCGATGAGGTGGAGAAGGCAGATCCCTCGGTGTTGAACATATTtattcagcttcttgatgatggtgtgttgaccgacggcaaaggacgGACCGTTGATTTCAAGAATACCATCATCATTATGACCTCCAATTTAGGAGCAGAGCATCTCACAGCAGGAATGACCAGAGAAATCACAATGGATGTGGCACGTGAGCTTTTGATGAAACAG GTTCAGAAGCACTTCAAGCCTGAGTTACTCAACAGGCTGAGTGAGATTGTGGTATTTGAGCCGGTTTTgcatgacaaactgaaagagattgTGAAAATCCAAATGAAGAGCATCATTTCCAGGGTAGCTGACAAGGGCATCTCTCTTTTTGCAAGTGATGCCGCGTTGGCCGTGGTTTTATCGGAATCATACAATCCA ATGTATGGTGCAAGGCCCATAAGGAGATGGttgcagaagaatgtgatgattaaGCTGTCCCAAATGCTGGTCAATGGTGAAGCCAGTGAAGGCTCGACAATCTCCATTGATTCTACGGATGACAAGAAGCTCAAGTTTGAAGTAGTGAAGGTGGCGGAGTGA